A stretch of Lathyrus oleraceus cultivar Zhongwan6 chromosome 6, CAAS_Psat_ZW6_1.0, whole genome shotgun sequence DNA encodes these proteins:
- the LOC127091649 gene encoding protein PROTON GRADIENT REGULATION 5, chloroplastic: MATSISATGCVGSSFYGSWGTSIVGEDYTMLTKSVSSQVRIGRGCKPVRLQPMMKNVNDGKGVFAPIVVVTRNIVGKKRFNQLRGKAIALHSQVITEFCKSIGADAKQRQGLIRLAKKNGEWLGFLA; this comes from the exons ATGGCTACTTCAATTTCTGCAACAGGGTGTGTTGGTTCCTCATTCTATGGAAGTTGGGGAACTTCTATAGTTGGTGAAGATTACACTATGTTGACCAAGTCAGTTTCATCACAAGTTAGAATTGGAAGAGGTTGTAAGCCAGTGAGGTTGCAACCTATGATGAAGAATGTTAATGATGGGAAAGGTGTGTTTGCTCCAATTGTTGTTGTTACTCGTAATATTGTTGGGAAGAAACGTTTCAATCAGCTTAGAGGCAAAGCCATTGCTTTACACTCTCAG GTAATTACAGAATTCTGCAAATCAATAGGAGCAGATGCAAAACAGAGACAAGGTTTGATCAGGTTGGCTAAGAAGAATGGAGAATGGCTTGGTTTTCTTGCATGA
- the LOC127091648 gene encoding eukaryotic translation initiation factor, with translation MATTEPLVEGSTAEEVAAVPVPAPEVGLKHKLERRWTFWFDNQSKPKQGAAWGTTLRKVYSFDTVEEFWCLHDQIFKPSKLPGNADFHLFKDGVEPKWEDPLCASGGKWTLTSKGKGNLDTMWLETLMALIGEQFGDSEDICGVVASVRQWQDKLSLWTKTAANESVQMSIGRKWKEIIDVSDKMTYNFHEDAKTRGAKARYTV, from the exons ATGGCAACAACAGAACCACTCGTCGAAGGCTCCACGGCAGAGGAAGTGGCGGCGGTGCCAGTTCCGGCACCGGAGGTAGGGTTAAAGCACAAACTAGAAAGAAGATGGACTTTCTGGTTCGATAACCAATCCAAACCTAAACAAGGCGCTGCCTGGGGAACCACTCTTCGCAAAGTTTACAGCTTCGACACCGTCGAAGAGTTCTGGTG TTTGCATGATCAGATATTCAAGCCCAGCAAGTTGCCTGGCAATGCTGATTTTCACTTGTTCAAGGATGGGGTTGAACCGAAGTGGGAAGATCCGTTGTGTGCCAGTGGAGGAAAGTGGACTCTCACCAGCAAAGGGAAGGGCAATCTTGATACCATGTGGCTTGAAACT TTGATGGCTTTAATTGGGGAGCAATTTGGAGATTCCGAGGATATTTGTGGTGTAGTTGCGAGTGTACGCCAGTGGCAGGATAAACTTTCGCTGTGGACTAAAACTGCAGCAAATGAGTCTGTTCAG ATGAGCATCGGAAGGAAGTGGAAGGAAATCATTGATGTTAGCGACAAGATGACATATAACTTTCAT GAAGATGCTAAAACTCGAGGTGCAAAGGCTCGATACACTGTGTAA